The window GAAGCTGAATCCTGTTTTTTCTGTGCGTTCTGAGACAATCtgcactgtttgttttggatCCAGGTGCTGTCCTGTTTTTGTTGGCGGGAGTTCTGCACCAAATGGTGTCGGAACAGCGACGTCGAAGAGGTGTGAAAACAATCATTTATACTCTGAGCGTGTGAACTGTCTCGTCTGTTTTGGgttcacaaagacacagagctgATCTTGAATATTATTTAGTGAACTCAGAGGTCAAAGTTCACCTATTAAATAAAGCATACAAGTATTTAGACAAACAGGAACATAATGACGTACATGTTCTGCCTTCTCCTTACCTGTTATTGATCATCACCGTGGCAACAGGTGTTGTGACCAGCTGAGATGTACCTCCTGTGACTTCCGGGTGCTGATGTTTGACGACTGTGAGTGGGACTCGTCCTGTGATTACCTTTTCCTCAGGTGAGTCTGCAGTGACACAAACCAGACCATCAGCGACAAGAATCCCTGTTTCATTACTGattataaataaagatgttaCAGATATGGATCCTGATGAGGTGATTTATGGAATACAAGTGCAGAGTTTCACAGATGTTTTCTAGGTAGGAGGAAGAGACTACGACACACATGCAGGACAAAGGAGGCGCTAACTTCTCCGGATTAATTATCAAAttcagagagaagaaagaagagaaaatgtgtcaCAATTTGTAAGCCGTTGGGCGCCATGTTTACTTCCCACTtgggggcgtgtccagactttttgactggggtggcggGCCCACATGGggctgacttatgcaggggtgtcATGAAGTTTTATTAATTGTTTTACCCTTTCTATCAACACTCATGATttgggggcgcgctggtggtgcaatggttagagtgcgcgtcccatgtattgagactctcatctcaagcagtaggcccgggttcacctccacctgtggcctctttccacatgtcattccctgctctctctccctggtttccaactctgtccactgtcctctctctgcattaaaggcacaaaaagcctaaaaataaatctttaagaaaaaaaaacactcatgaTTTGTACTAGTAAGTAACGCAATTTCATAGCGTATACGTTTTCAAAGCTTGATCCTTTAGGCAGGAAGAAAGAAGCTCAGGACACAAGAACTCAAATTATTGTTTGATGGAAGTAAGCTAATTCATTAAACAGtagctcaagtatttttgactgAATATTGACATTTTGATCCACTCCCTAACACACCACAGTGTCCTGTTTGACTCCATACTAGTGAGTCAGTGAGTCGGAGTGCTGAGGAGCTGAGTTTATTTATCCTCAGTGTCTCTGCGTTCTCTGTAGAAACAACATGCCGGACCGTCACAAGCTCCGAGCCaagctgaagaggaggagaggtttCCGGGCGTACGCCTGTCAGTGCAGCTGGATGTCCACGTCAGAGCCGACAGACCTCAGAGACCGAGATCAGCTCAGATGGGTCTGTGGAAAACACCAGGACTgaagaacacaaacactcactgaGACgatacagtcagacacactTCTACTttccattcctctctctctctctctctctctctctctctctctctctctctccgtctgtctctctctctgtctctctctctctctctccatctgtctctctctctgtctctctctctctctctgtctctctcctctctgtctctcagctcacacaaaaaaatcagcaaTGAAATCATGAGAATGGAAACTGGCAGAGTTTCGACGGAAATATTTATGAGAAGTCGAAGCAGCTTCATCAATAAAAAACCATaatgtttttaacatctttaaTGGCTTTCACACTCGCGCAAAAA is drawn from Labrus bergylta chromosome 8, fLabBer1.1, whole genome shotgun sequence and contains these coding sequences:
- the cfap418 gene encoding cilia- and flagella-associated protein 418, encoding MIDEGDDDLDELLDEVEEKFCRNVAVTSRALVTSSEAGKKDEDGRRKQSATKPAQPISSISEDIDALLEDLLEDDFPDRPQQKTDQFPKATQEEKKASSQGGGRKCCPVFVGGSSAPNGVGTATSKRCCDQLRCTSCDFRVLMFDDCEWDSSCDYLFLRNNMPDRHKLRAKLKRRRGFRAYACQCSWMSTSEPTDLRDRDQLRWVCGKHQD